The bacterium genome includes a region encoding these proteins:
- a CDS encoding alpha/beta hydrolase: protein MASELRPLRRTSVDGIQLEYEEAGSGQPVVLIHGSLGTDGYVPVMTQAALKGFHLIRYRRRGYEGSSPATGTVSIAEQAADCAALLRKLGVERAHVVGHSFGGAVALQLAIDAPHLVHSLVLMEPALILLVPGGQVMMSQLAPVIELYGRGEKAAATEAFLQGVGGPNAMDVMESVVPGAMAQAARAADTFFQVEMPALQVWPFNAEDGRRITQPVLLINGADTLPVFAEVTQLIHERLPQTEDFTLPRAGHLLQIENPEDAAMAMTRFFAAHPVPVTAKA from the coding sequence ATGGCATCCGAACTTCGGCCACTGCGGCGGACGTCGGTCGACGGTATCCAGCTGGAATACGAGGAGGCGGGCTCGGGCCAGCCGGTCGTCCTGATTCACGGAAGCCTGGGCACTGATGGCTACGTGCCGGTGATGACCCAGGCGGCGCTGAAGGGATTCCACCTGATCCGCTACCGCCGGCGGGGCTATGAGGGAAGCAGCCCCGCGACGGGCACGGTGAGCATCGCCGAGCAGGCCGCGGACTGCGCCGCTCTGCTCCGCAAGTTGGGCGTCGAGAGGGCCCATGTGGTGGGGCACTCATTCGGGGGTGCCGTCGCTCTCCAGCTCGCGATCGACGCGCCCCACCTCGTCCACTCCCTGGTCCTGATGGAGCCGGCGCTGATCCTGCTGGTTCCGGGCGGTCAGGTGATGATGAGCCAGCTGGCGCCGGTGATCGAGCTCTACGGGCGGGGCGAGAAGGCCGCGGCGACCGAGGCTTTCCTTCAGGGCGTGGGCGGGCCGAACGCGATGGACGTCATGGAAAGCGTCGTTCCGGGAGCCATGGCTCAGGCGGCGAGAGCGGCCGATACTTTCTTTCAGGTCGAGATGCCGGCCCTGCAGGTCTGGCCATTCAACGCAGAGGACGGCCGGCGCATCACTCAGCCAGTCCTTCTCATCAACGGCGCCGACACGCTGCCGGTTTTCGCGGAAGTCACGCAGCTGATTCACGAAAGGCTGCCTCAGACGGAGGACTTCACGCTGCCCCGGGCCGGTCATCTGTTGCAGATCGAGAACCCGGAAGATGCGGCGATGGCCATGACGAGATTCTTTGCGGCCCATCCCGTGCCTGTGACCGCGAAGGCCTGA
- a CDS encoding HNH endonuclease, producing MGTDLDRVVRVAAFNFLREQTTLHGGSVLPRRILEQGFQLDGRRVPLVAPQGIFKPAVCELPLSITTVPEIPGKERPYEDERTYEGVHYRYRGTDPRHPDNVGLRRAMAEHVPLVYFHGHQPGLYHAEWPAYVVRDDPARLTFTILTEDVSDFETPATIAEMPRRAYLATLMTKRLHQSLFRVRVLDAYEKTCAVCRLRHWELLDAAHILPDNHPLGDPVVPNGLALCKLHHAAFDADILGVRPDLKIEVRGDVLREVDGPMLKVGLQGFDGQVITVPRQKVLRPNTDFLAERYERFRKAG from the coding sequence GTGGGAACCGACCTCGACCGCGTCGTGAGGGTGGCGGCATTCAACTTCCTCAGGGAGCAGACCACCCTGCACGGAGGCTCGGTGCTCCCTCGGCGCATTCTCGAGCAGGGGTTCCAGCTCGACGGCCGGCGCGTGCCGCTCGTGGCTCCTCAAGGCATCTTCAAGCCAGCTGTTTGTGAGCTACCGCTAAGCATCACCACGGTTCCGGAGATTCCTGGCAAGGAGAGGCCGTACGAGGACGAGCGCACATATGAGGGAGTTCATTACCGGTATCGCGGTACTGATCCCCGGCATCCTGACAATGTAGGTCTGCGTCGGGCGATGGCGGAACACGTGCCGCTGGTCTACTTCCATGGACACCAACCCGGGCTCTATCACGCCGAATGGCCGGCCTACGTTGTCAGAGACGATCCAGCCCGACTTACGTTCACAATCCTGACTGAAGACGTCTCGGATTTCGAGACCCCGGCCACGATCGCCGAAATGCCGAGACGTGCGTATCTGGCAACGCTGATGACAAAGCGTTTGCACCAGTCACTCTTCAGGGTCCGCGTTCTGGACGCATACGAGAAGACGTGCGCGGTGTGCCGATTGCGCCATTGGGAGCTGCTGGACGCGGCTCACATCTTGCCCGACAACCACCCTCTTGGCGATCCGGTCGTTCCCAACGGACTGGCCCTGTGCAAGCTCCACCACGCGGCCTTCGATGCGGACATCCTCGGGGTGCGCCCTGATCTCAAGATCGAGGTTAGGGGTGACGTCCTTCGCGAAGTCGACGGGCCGATGCTTAAGGTTGGCTTGCAGGGATTCGATGGTCAGGTCATTACGGTCCCGCGCCAGAAGGTCCTTCGGCCGAATACTGATTTCTTGGCCGAGCGCTACGAACGTTTCCGCAAGGCGGGATGA
- a CDS encoding cyclic nucleotide-binding domain-containing protein gives MSDTDRLGGGSPDELRKRFQILERVAIFFTLPDNILHALARRLAPASATKGSVIVHQGDPGDTMFVVEAGRCEVFVEESPGHTITIALMGPDDFFGEMALISEETRTASVRALEDCHLLTLDRKTLYETLPPDSDAIIELTKLVEQRKDTLPNLIARARMVAPEQAASTVAVYSPKGGSGRTTVAVNLAAALGKRFPGEVLLVDLALPYNHAALISYLTPTGCLAAASQVPPANFEEAVLGAILHHPGGMMLLPGVLRAEQADLITVDLVNRAMGILVNAFRYIIFDLGVAFTDIVISVLDHSQRVLVLVTPELSSLKDVGELLNIFTNVLNIVPGRVILALNNKVPKSVVSKEDVIRTLKQDLAVEIDFDGTKPDEAAVKGEILVLTDPKSAISRGAEQLAQLIGGTAAAEAKTAKKGFKLGRG, from the coding sequence GTGAGCGACACCGACCGGCTCGGAGGCGGTTCACCGGATGAACTGCGGAAGCGATTCCAGATCCTGGAGCGCGTGGCGATCTTCTTCACGCTGCCTGACAACATCCTTCATGCGCTCGCCCGACGGCTGGCGCCGGCTTCCGCCACCAAAGGCTCGGTCATCGTGCACCAGGGCGACCCCGGAGACACCATGTTCGTGGTCGAAGCCGGACGCTGCGAGGTGTTCGTCGAGGAGTCCCCGGGCCACACCATCACCATCGCGCTGATGGGGCCAGACGACTTCTTCGGCGAGATGGCGTTGATTTCTGAAGAGACCCGCACCGCCAGCGTGCGCGCGCTGGAAGACTGCCATCTGCTCACCCTCGACCGCAAGACGCTTTACGAAACCCTGCCGCCCGACTCCGACGCCATCATCGAACTGACCAAGCTCGTCGAGCAGCGCAAAGACACCCTCCCCAACCTGATCGCCCGGGCGAGAATGGTCGCGCCCGAGCAGGCGGCCTCGACGGTCGCCGTGTACTCGCCCAAGGGTGGCTCCGGTCGCACCACGGTGGCGGTGAACCTCGCCGCCGCGCTGGGCAAGCGGTTCCCGGGCGAGGTCCTGCTCGTCGACCTGGCCCTCCCCTACAACCACGCCGCGCTCATCTCCTACCTGACCCCGACCGGCTGCCTCGCGGCGGCCAGCCAGGTGCCCCCGGCCAACTTCGAAGAGGCGGTGCTCGGAGCGATCCTCCACCACCCGGGCGGCATGATGCTCCTGCCGGGCGTGCTGCGCGCCGAGCAGGCGGACCTCATCACCGTCGACCTGGTCAATCGCGCCATGGGGATCCTGGTCAACGCGTTCCGCTACATCATCTTCGACCTCGGAGTCGCGTTCACCGACATCGTCATCAGCGTCCTCGACCACTCCCAGCGCGTGCTGGTGCTGGTCACGCCCGAGCTTTCGTCGCTGAAGGACGTGGGCGAGCTGTTGAACATCTTCACCAATGTGCTCAACATCGTCCCCGGCCGCGTCATCCTCGCGCTCAACAACAAGGTGCCGAAATCGGTGGTGAGCAAAGAGGACGTCATCCGCACGCTCAAGCAGGACCTCGCGGTCGAGATCGACTTCGACGGGACCAAGCCCGACGAGGCGGCGGTCAAGGGCGAGATCCTCGTGCTCACCGATCCCAAGAGCGCCATCTCGCGGGGCGCCGAGCAACTGGCTCAGCTGATCGGAGGTACGGCCGCCGCCGAAGCCAAGACGGCGAAGAAGGGTTTCAAGCTCGGGCGAGGCTGA
- the erpA gene encoding iron-sulfur cluster insertion protein ErpA has translation MIEQAVVSLTPEAQSHLKELLAKEGNPQLALRIFVSGGGCSGMQYGMAFDDNRRPDDLVIEHDGVQMVVDDFSAPYIRGSEIDYVDSLMGAGFTVHNPNAVHSCSCGHSFDTGDDAGGAQACGCGH, from the coding sequence GTGATCGAACAAGCTGTCGTCTCACTCACCCCGGAAGCCCAGTCGCACCTGAAAGAGCTGCTCGCCAAGGAAGGCAACCCGCAGCTCGCGCTGCGCATCTTCGTCAGCGGCGGCGGCTGCTCCGGCATGCAGTACGGCATGGCCTTCGACGACAACCGGAGACCGGACGACCTCGTGATCGAGCACGACGGCGTGCAGATGGTCGTCGACGACTTCAGCGCTCCGTACATCCGCGGTTCCGAGATCGATTACGTGGACAGCCTGATGGGCGCCGGCTTCACCGTGCACAACCCCAACGCGGTCCACTCCTGCTCGTGCGGCCACTCCTTCGACACCGGCGACGACGCCGGAGGTGCGCAGGCTTGCGGCTGCGGCCACTGA
- the groL gene encoding chaperonin GroEL, producing MAKTVTFDVEARQALKKGIDIVASSVRITLGPKGRNVVLEKKFGAPTVTNDGVTIVREIELKDPMENTGAQLLREVATKTNDVAGDGTTTATLLAQTMINEGFRNVTAGANPMQLKLGIEKAVEAVVEEIKKLSVPVKGHEDVAHVAAISSQSEQIGNLIADAMDKVGKDGVITVEDNQAVATELEVVEGMQFDRGYVAAYMVTNPDRMEAVLEEPFVLITDRKISSIQDLLPVLERVVQQGKPLLIVAEDVEGEALATLVVNKLRGTFTAVAVKAPGFGDRRKAMLEDMAILTGGQVISEDLGLKLDQTKLEQLGKARRVTVTKDDTTIVEGAGKPEAIQARIKAIKNQVEDTTSDFDKEKLQERLAKLAGGVAVIKVGAATEVEQKEKKHRIEDALSATKAAVEEGIVAGGGTVLLNAQKKLDGGLGLKEDQLTGVNIVRKALEEPVKQICLNSGKEGSVIIEEIRKGKTGHGYDALNDKYVDMFAAGIVDPAKVTRSALQNAASIAAMVLTTEAMVTEIPEEKRGGGMPGGMSPDMM from the coding sequence ATGGCGAAGACAGTCACATTCGACGTAGAAGCGAGGCAGGCCCTCAAGAAGGGCATCGACATCGTCGCCTCGTCCGTGCGCATCACGCTCGGCCCCAAGGGCCGCAACGTGGTCCTGGAGAAGAAGTTCGGCGCCCCGACCGTCACCAATGACGGTGTGACGATCGTGCGTGAGATCGAGCTCAAGGACCCCATGGAGAACACCGGCGCGCAGCTGCTGCGCGAGGTCGCGACCAAGACCAACGACGTGGCCGGTGACGGCACCACCACGGCGACGCTGCTGGCGCAGACCATGATCAACGAAGGCTTCCGCAACGTCACCGCGGGCGCCAACCCGATGCAGCTGAAGCTCGGAATCGAGAAGGCCGTCGAGGCCGTCGTCGAGGAGATCAAGAAGCTGTCCGTGCCCGTCAAGGGCCACGAGGACGTCGCGCACGTGGCGGCGATCTCGAGCCAGAGCGAGCAGATCGGCAATCTCATCGCCGACGCGATGGACAAGGTCGGCAAGGACGGCGTGATCACCGTCGAGGACAACCAGGCCGTGGCGACCGAGCTCGAAGTGGTCGAGGGCATGCAGTTCGACCGCGGCTACGTTGCCGCGTACATGGTCACCAACCCGGACCGGATGGAGGCCGTGCTCGAGGAGCCGTTCGTGCTCATCACGGACCGCAAGATCTCCTCGATCCAGGACCTGCTCCCGGTGCTCGAGCGCGTGGTCCAGCAGGGCAAGCCGCTGCTGATCGTGGCCGAGGACGTCGAGGGTGAGGCACTCGCCACGCTCGTCGTCAACAAGCTGCGCGGGACGTTCACCGCGGTCGCCGTCAAGGCGCCCGGCTTCGGTGACCGCCGCAAGGCGATGCTCGAGGACATGGCCATCCTGACCGGCGGCCAGGTCATCTCGGAGGACCTCGGTCTCAAGCTCGACCAGACCAAGCTCGAGCAGCTGGGCAAGGCCCGCCGCGTCACCGTCACCAAGGACGACACCACCATCGTCGAAGGCGCGGGCAAGCCCGAGGCGATCCAGGCTCGGATCAAGGCGATCAAGAACCAGGTGGAGGACACGACCTCTGACTTCGACAAGGAGAAGCTGCAGGAGCGGCTGGCCAAGCTCGCCGGCGGTGTCGCCGTGATCAAGGTCGGAGCCGCCACCGAGGTGGAGCAGAAGGAGAAGAAGCACCGCATCGAGGACGCGCTCAGCGCGACCAAGGCGGCGGTGGAAGAGGGCATCGTCGCCGGCGGTGGCACCGTGCTGCTGAACGCGCAGAAGAAGCTCGACGGCGGACTCGGCCTCAAGGAAGACCAGCTGACCGGGGTCAACATCGTCCGCAAGGCGCTCGAGGAGCCGGTCAAGCAGATCTGCTTGAACTCCGGCAAGGAGGGCTCCGTCATCATCGAGGAAATCCGCAAGGGCAAGACCGGCCACGGATACGACGCCCTGAACGACAAGTACGTCGACATGTTCGCCGCAGGGATCGTCGACCCGGCCAAGGTCACGCGTTCGGCGCTTCAGAACGCGGCCTCGATCGCAGCGATGGTGCTCACCACCGAGGCGATGGTGACCGAGATCCCCGAAGAGAAGAGGGGCGGCGGCATGCCGGGTGGCATGTCCCCCGACATGATGTAG
- a CDS encoding co-chaperone GroES: MNLRPLGDRVVVKPVEKEEKTKSGIVLPDTAKEKPQEGIVEAVGTGRILDNGTKVPMELKVGDKVLYAKYAGNEFKLDEVEYLIVSEKDVLAVVASNGKKH, translated from the coding sequence ATGAACTTGAGGCCGCTGGGCGACCGCGTAGTGGTCAAGCCGGTCGAGAAAGAGGAGAAGACCAAGAGCGGGATCGTGCTTCCGGACACCGCCAAGGAGAAGCCCCAGGAGGGCATCGTCGAGGCTGTGGGGACCGGCAGGATCCTGGACAACGGCACCAAGGTGCCGATGGAGCTCAAGGTCGGTGACAAGGTCCTCTACGCGAAGTACGCCGGCAACGAATTCAAGCTCGACGAGGTCGAGTACCTGATCGTCTCGGAGAAGGACGTGCTCGCTGTGGTCGCGTCCAACGGCAAGAAGCACTAA
- the rimI gene encoding ribosomal-protein-alanine N-acetyltransferase has product MVQIRQQLALELMREGDVATVQEIEREIFATPWPRNAYYRELASRASAHYVVLRQEGLVEKPGGYRAPDLDATIIGYGGMWRMYDEAHVTTIGVRRDLQHRGYGRILFAGLVQAAYDMGAKWVTLEVRTTNDNAMRMYESFGFKVIGRRKGYYTDNGEDAIVMWSDSIHSPRFRRAYEANLERIEADVHGLRRELITKSD; this is encoded by the coding sequence ATGGTTCAGATCCGACAGCAGCTGGCCCTCGAGCTGATGCGCGAGGGCGACGTCGCCACAGTCCAGGAGATCGAGCGGGAGATCTTCGCGACGCCATGGCCGCGCAACGCCTACTACCGCGAGCTGGCCTCACGCGCCAGCGCGCACTACGTCGTGCTGCGGCAGGAGGGCCTGGTCGAGAAACCGGGCGGGTACAGGGCTCCGGACCTCGACGCCACGATCATCGGTTACGGCGGCATGTGGCGCATGTACGACGAGGCGCACGTGACCACCATCGGCGTGCGCCGGGACCTCCAGCATCGCGGCTACGGCCGCATCCTTTTCGCCGGCCTGGTGCAGGCGGCCTACGACATGGGCGCCAAGTGGGTGACGTTGGAGGTGCGAACCACCAACGACAACGCGATGCGCATGTACGAGTCCTTCGGCTTTAAGGTCATCGGCCGGCGCAAGGGCTACTACACCGACAATGGCGAAGACGCGATCGTGATGTGGTCCGACTCCATCCACTCGCCTCGATTCCGCAGGGCGTACGAGGCCAACCTGGAGCGCATCGAGGCCGACGTGCACGGCCTCCGCCGGGAGCTGATAACCAAATCCGATTGA
- the tsaB gene encoding tRNA (adenosine(37)-N6)-threonylcarbamoyltransferase complex dimerization subunit type 1 TsaB, translating to MGRSSRSPRRGADRHRAPRRRPAPPAHRKRPSPLIFVIDTSSARSALALLDPSGKVIHEELHESGRTFDLPARFRELSGGRAVTKVAVATGPGSFTGLRVGVAFGLGLAVGLGIPIVPLATLRIQAARGREPVLAVAEAGRGRVYFLAPGAAPGLAEPHELPGDLPVVGWLRAATETALTAAGLHFQREQALRSFGAAASRLLESAREVAYGSLRLEYMQSFSGRA from the coding sequence GTGGGGCGATCGTCTCGAAGCCCCCGGCGCGGCGCGGATCGACATCGAGCACCTCGGCGGCGACCGGCGCCGCCTGCGCATCGAAAGAGACCTTCGCCGTTGATCTTCGTCATCGACACGTCCTCCGCCCGCTCCGCGCTGGCGCTGCTGGACCCGTCGGGCAAGGTGATCCACGAAGAGCTCCACGAGTCCGGGCGCACCTTCGACCTCCCGGCGCGCTTCCGCGAGCTGAGCGGCGGGCGGGCGGTGACCAAGGTTGCGGTGGCCACGGGCCCTGGCTCGTTCACCGGCCTGCGCGTTGGGGTTGCATTCGGCCTCGGCCTGGCCGTCGGCCTGGGGATACCGATCGTCCCCCTGGCCACGCTGCGCATCCAGGCGGCGCGGGGGCGCGAGCCGGTGCTGGCGGTCGCCGAGGCCGGGCGGGGGCGCGTCTACTTCCTGGCACCCGGCGCCGCACCGGGTCTCGCCGAGCCGCACGAGCTGCCCGGCGACCTGCCGGTCGTGGGCTGGTTGCGAGCCGCCACCGAGACGGCGTTGACGGCCGCCGGCCTGCACTTCCAGCGTGAGCAGGCGCTGCGATCTTTCGGCGCCGCCGCGTCGCGGCTGCTGGAGTCGGCACGCGAAGTTGCCTATGGTAGTCTCAGGCTCGAGTACATGCAGTCGTTCTCGGGGCGGGCGTGA
- the tsaE gene encoding tRNA (adenosine(37)-N6)-threonylcarbamoyltransferase complex ATPase subunit type 1 TsaE — protein MTLGDLIAASPAETEAAGERLGGRLRKGDLVLLTGELGAGKTTFVRGVARGAGSPAAVASPTFQLVRVYPGRVQLAHVDLYRLESPAELADLGLDELLDEGAVLVEWGDRLEAPGAARIDIEHLGGDRRRLRIERDLRR, from the coding sequence ATCACTTTGGGTGATCTCATCGCCGCTTCGCCGGCGGAAACCGAGGCCGCGGGCGAGCGCCTCGGCGGGCGCCTTCGCAAGGGCGACCTGGTGCTGTTGACGGGTGAGCTGGGCGCCGGGAAGACGACCTTCGTGCGCGGGGTGGCGCGCGGTGCGGGGTCGCCGGCGGCGGTGGCCAGCCCGACCTTTCAGCTCGTGCGCGTGTATCCCGGCCGGGTCCAGCTCGCCCATGTGGACCTGTACCGGCTGGAGTCGCCGGCCGAGCTCGCCGATCTCGGCCTGGACGAGCTGCTCGACGAGGGCGCCGTGCTCGTCGAGTGGGGCGATCGTCTCGAAGCCCCCGGCGCGGCGCGGATCGACATCGAGCACCTCGGCGGCGACCGGCGCCGCCTGCGCATCGAAAGAGACCTTCGCCGTTGA
- a CDS encoding thiamine-monophosphate kinase, whose product MKVDGIGELGLLQRISAYLTTEGFEIPAGLDDAAAWNDRGLITVASCDLAVEGVHFDLDWMTAEDAGWRALALALGDLAAKGATPWWALTSVAVPKTWAVDDFEGLYKGMAALARKTGVMIVGGDTSSTDGPAVLSITVVGRTDALPLARSEARPGWSVAVTGPLGAASVALGERRPLRLVPLLEQGRRLNQAGLCCGDISDGLLREMEKFAAFSGAGCVIRAADVPVAEGATLEEALTSGEEAELVCAGPEELIRAAGLRPLGVLTAGPAVTVVGADAKPLPLNLTGFDHFG is encoded by the coding sequence ATGAAGGTCGACGGTATCGGCGAGCTCGGGTTGCTGCAACGGATCAGTGCCTATCTCACCACCGAGGGCTTTGAGATTCCGGCAGGCCTGGATGACGCCGCGGCCTGGAATGACCGCGGCCTCATCACCGTGGCGAGCTGTGACCTGGCGGTCGAGGGCGTCCACTTCGACCTCGATTGGATGACGGCCGAGGACGCAGGATGGCGCGCCCTCGCGCTGGCGCTCGGTGACCTCGCCGCCAAGGGCGCGACGCCCTGGTGGGCGCTGACGTCGGTCGCGGTGCCCAAGACCTGGGCGGTGGACGATTTCGAAGGCCTCTACAAGGGCATGGCCGCGCTCGCGCGCAAGACCGGGGTGATGATCGTCGGCGGCGACACGAGCTCCACCGACGGCCCGGCCGTCCTGTCGATCACCGTCGTGGGACGCACCGACGCGCTGCCGCTCGCCCGGTCGGAGGCCAGGCCGGGATGGTCGGTGGCGGTGACCGGTCCCCTGGGGGCGGCGTCGGTGGCGCTTGGTGAGCGCCGCCCGCTGCGCCTCGTGCCGCTGCTCGAGCAGGGCCGCCGGCTGAACCAGGCCGGGCTGTGCTGCGGCGATATCTCGGACGGGCTGCTGCGGGAGATGGAGAAGTTCGCGGCGTTCTCAGGCGCCGGGTGCGTCATCCGGGCGGCCGACGTGCCGGTGGCCGAGGGCGCCACCTTGGAGGAGGCACTGACCAGTGGGGAAGAGGCGGAGCTGGTCTGCGCCGGTCCCGAGGAGCTCATCCGAGCCGCCGGCCTGCGTCCGCTGGGCGTGCTCACCGCCGGCCCTGCCGTCACCGTGGTGGGCGCTGACGCCAAGCCGCTGCCGCTCAATCTGACAGGCTTCGATCACTTTGGGTGA
- the thiE gene encoding thiamine phosphate synthase has translation MPRLFRTLRVPGPPAAAGEALLRLRHRPAGVQGKAAPDPQLSRRLAAARLYVITPDGPPDALVKLAAAALRGGADVIQLRHKTLVRGELLALARRLRDLTAESGALFVVNDHVDLAVLSRADAVHLGPEDLTVASARRVAGDRLLIGASASSPAAARAAVADGADYIGSGPAFATPLKTTKEVIGPFGVVAVAAAVPAVPVFAIGGIDESNIAQVITAGLRRACVIRAVADAPDPEQATRRLRAMLGA, from the coding sequence CTGCCCCGATTGTTCCGAACACTACGAGTTCCAGGCCCACCTGCAGCGGCTGGTGAGGCACTCCTGCGATTGCGACACCGCCCCGCCGGCGTTCAGGGAAAAGCTGCGCCAGATCCTCAGCTGAGCCGGCGGCTGGCCGCCGCCCGCCTCTACGTCATCACCCCGGACGGCCCGCCCGACGCCCTGGTGAAGCTGGCCGCCGCCGCTCTCCGCGGCGGCGCCGACGTGATCCAGCTTCGCCACAAGACGCTCGTCCGAGGTGAGCTGCTGGCGCTGGCGCGCAGACTCCGCGACCTGACCGCCGAATCCGGCGCTCTCTTCGTCGTCAACGACCACGTCGACCTGGCCGTGCTGAGCCGTGCCGACGCCGTGCACCTCGGCCCGGAAGACCTGACCGTCGCCTCGGCGCGCCGGGTCGCCGGTGACCGCTTGCTGATCGGCGCCTCCGCCTCGAGCCCGGCGGCCGCCCGCGCCGCCGTCGCCGATGGCGCCGACTACATCGGCAGCGGGCCGGCGTTCGCCACACCTCTCAAGACCACCAAGGAGGTCATCGGGCCTTTCGGTGTGGTCGCGGTCGCGGCGGCCGTCCCCGCCGTCCCGGTCTTCGCCATCGGCGGCATCGACGAGTCCAACATCGCCCAGGTGATCACGGCCGGCCTGCGGCGCGCGTGCGTGATCAGGGCGGTGGCGGATGCGCCCGACCCCGAACAGGCCACCCGGCGGCTGCGTGCCATGCTGGGCGCATGA
- a CDS encoding mycothiol system anti-sigma-R factor codes for MNCKDCSEKLDRYVDRELNSTEVLELQLHLEGCPDCSEHYEFQAHLQRLVRHSCDCDTAPPAFREKLRQILS; via the coding sequence ATGAACTGCAAGGACTGCTCGGAGAAGCTCGACCGCTACGTCGACCGTGAGCTGAACAGCACCGAGGTGCTGGAGTTGCAGCTCCATCTGGAGGGCTGCCCCGATTGTTCCGAACACTACGAGTTCCAGGCCCACCTGCAGCGGCTGGTGAGGCACTCCTGCGATTGCGACACCGCCCCGCCGGCGTTCAGGGAAAAGCTGCGCCAGATCCTCAGCTGA
- a CDS encoding sigma-70 family RNA polymerase sigma factor has translation MAESPARVAFADEALTHLDTLYRGALRLTRDPDQAQDLVQEAYLRALRYQHSYQAGTNMKAWLFAIMRNLFWDRFKGSRKEDVSLDDVGEFILYEKLRDEGAKPEADVLDKLAASEVVKAVEQLPPLHREVVLLVDVEGFSYKDAAQTLGVPIGTVMSRLHRARQQLQKSLYDYALESGIVRGNGTKEVSQ, from the coding sequence ATGGCGGAAAGTCCCGCGCGAGTCGCCTTTGCGGACGAGGCATTGACCCATCTCGACACTTTGTATCGGGGCGCGCTCCGGCTCACGCGCGACCCCGACCAGGCCCAGGACCTCGTCCAGGAGGCCTACCTCCGCGCGCTGCGTTACCAGCACAGCTACCAGGCGGGCACGAACATGAAGGCCTGGCTGTTCGCGATCATGCGCAACCTCTTCTGGGACCGCTTCAAGGGCTCTCGCAAAGAGGACGTGAGCCTGGACGACGTCGGCGAGTTCATCCTGTACGAGAAGCTCCGCGACGAGGGGGCCAAGCCGGAGGCCGACGTCCTCGACAAGCTCGCCGCCAGCGAGGTCGTCAAGGCGGTCGAGCAGCTCCCGCCGCTCCACCGCGAGGTGGTGCTGCTGGTCGACGTCGAAGGCTTCTCCTACAAGGACGCCGCCCAGACGCTGGGGGTGCCGATCGGAACCGTCATGTCCCGCCTCCACCGTGCCCGGCAGCAGCTACAAAAATCCCTCTATGACTATGCGCTCGAATCCGGTATCGTCCGCGGCAACGGCACCAAGGAAGTGTCCCAGTGA